Proteins encoded in a region of the Flavobacteriaceae bacterium HL-DH10 genome:
- a CDS encoding glycoside hydrolase family 2 TIM barrel-domain containing protein: MKIKFLIIGLLIGHLNFAQSNNLPKGFEAGNRTKTNLNLGWKFHLGDLKAKPTSINFDDSNWEDVSVPHNPQLVSYELDSIKETWVQENYLRDISWYRKKLKIEADTSQKIFLEFEAVHNATELWVNGEKVGNYAVNGYTPFHFDITNFVKFGQENTIAVKADNTYNQSIAPDPHRTDYVKFGGLYRDVYLVTTNKLHVNFNWENFDAGVHITTPTVNKNNGTVTIKTTVKNENSTDKNSKIVTNIINKDGFVIKKLISEVAIAANSSYTFRQSATVEEDYHLWSPDTPYLYRVNSVIYDDETPVDFVENKFGFRKFSLEKGKGFVLNGEPLFLVGANRHQSYPNIGDAVPNSFHYNEALQYKKAGMNIIRLSHYTQDDAFINACDEVGIFIYEEPSTWIEWGDDTWFENLEKATRTMIRNHRNHPAIIVWGAGINHRGPVPRMQTVAKEEDPFRLTASASAPWDGPKNEGITDVHATMDYRRTEFPESAFTMVMEHGSSPNSEVNQFHISRYKGNKNNFAAITWLGADYNHLQPDIVDDQWSRDFMTTYGVLSPYRVPKPVYYWYQSELVKKPIVHIADETASKEGKVRVFSNCQEVELYQDGKLIARQLPDNDITKANLNHPSFTFKHHWKSGILKAIGYSNGEKVTEFTRQKEGKPHHIKVVYNINDKPFYAGGSDIRLVYASILDENGEVVTNTKNEITFSVSGVGEIIDNGKIYANPALVYNGVAAIYVKGTNQTGTITINAKAKGLKSGNATINTVSFNTNEIANHAKPIYDYPIDRVDIGGDKQLVQFEWQEWTGNSNSDLKYKLKETNAQVEIYTNKKINWLGNGTSMVGDLSFVGTDGVYIENGELSLKLTNLKMGKYAIETFHHARKLDITLTNEIEVTVEDADGRFTRIADDHIVNYYNNDSSGERKPISIKSTFNSDGTNAIVLKFKSINPKGSFWLNGLTLKQIK, translated from the coding sequence ATGAAAATCAAATTCTTAATTATCGGACTTCTAATTGGTCATCTTAATTTTGCCCAGAGTAATAATTTACCAAAAGGTTTTGAGGCTGGAAATAGGACAAAAACAAACCTAAATTTAGGATGGAAATTCCATTTAGGAGATCTTAAAGCGAAACCAACAAGCATAAACTTTGATGATAGCAATTGGGAAGATGTTTCTGTACCACACAACCCACAATTAGTTTCTTATGAGCTGGATAGTATTAAAGAAACTTGGGTACAAGAAAACTACTTAAGAGATATTAGTTGGTATAGAAAAAAGCTGAAGATTGAAGCTGATACTTCTCAAAAAATATTTTTAGAGTTTGAAGCCGTACATAACGCAACAGAGTTATGGGTTAATGGAGAAAAAGTGGGTAATTACGCTGTAAATGGCTACACTCCTTTTCATTTTGATATTACCAATTTTGTAAAATTCGGACAAGAAAACACCATTGCTGTAAAAGCAGATAACACATATAACCAATCTATTGCTCCCGATCCTCATAGAACAGATTATGTAAAATTTGGTGGGCTCTACAGAGATGTTTATTTAGTAACCACTAATAAACTTCATGTCAATTTCAATTGGGAAAATTTTGATGCTGGCGTGCACATTACAACACCTACTGTAAACAAAAACAACGGTACAGTTACTATTAAAACCACTGTGAAAAATGAAAATTCAACAGATAAAAACAGTAAGATAGTAACCAATATTATTAATAAAGATGGTTTTGTAATTAAGAAGCTCATTTCAGAAGTTGCTATTGCTGCAAACTCATCATATACATTTAGGCAATCTGCAACCGTTGAAGAAGATTATCATTTATGGTCTCCAGACACGCCCTATCTATATCGAGTAAATTCGGTGATTTATGATGACGAAACACCTGTTGATTTTGTGGAAAACAAATTTGGTTTCAGAAAATTTTCTTTAGAAAAAGGAAAGGGTTTTGTATTGAATGGCGAACCTCTTTTTTTGGTTGGTGCCAATCGCCATCAAAGTTATCCTAATATTGGAGATGCGGTACCAAATTCCTTTCATTATAATGAAGCTTTGCAATACAAAAAAGCAGGCATGAACATTATAAGGTTATCACATTATACACAAGATGATGCTTTTATTAATGCTTGTGATGAAGTGGGAATTTTTATTTATGAAGAACCTTCTACTTGGATTGAATGGGGAGATGACACTTGGTTTGAAAACTTAGAAAAAGCAACCAGAACCATGATTCGTAATCATAGAAATCATCCGGCAATTATTGTTTGGGGAGCAGGAATTAATCACAGAGGTCCAGTTCCTAGAATGCAAACTGTTGCCAAAGAAGAAGACCCTTTCAGATTAACGGCCTCTGCTTCTGCCCCATGGGATGGACCAAAAAACGAAGGAATTACAGATGTGCATGCCACTATGGATTATCGAAGAACAGAATTTCCAGAGAGTGCCTTTACTATGGTTATGGAACATGGTAGTTCTCCAAATTCAGAAGTGAATCAATTTCACATTTCAAGATATAAAGGCAACAAAAATAATTTTGCAGCCATTACTTGGTTAGGGGCAGATTATAATCATTTACAACCAGATATTGTTGACGATCAATGGTCCAGAGATTTCATGACCACTTACGGCGTTCTGTCCCCATACAGAGTACCTAAGCCCGTTTATTATTGGTATCAATCAGAATTAGTAAAAAAACCAATAGTGCATATCGCAGATGAAACAGCTTCTAAGGAGGGAAAAGTTAGAGTATTTAGTAATTGTCAAGAAGTAGAATTATATCAAGACGGAAAACTAATTGCAAGACAATTACCAGATAATGATATTACTAAAGCCAATTTAAATCATCCTTCATTTACTTTTAAACACCATTGGAAAAGTGGCATATTAAAAGCTATTGGATATTCTAACGGCGAAAAAGTAACAGAATTTACAAGGCAAAAAGAGGGGAAACCACATCATATAAAAGTTGTATATAATATTAATGACAAACCGTTTTATGCTGGAGGATCGGATATTAGATTGGTATACGCCTCTATTTTAGATGAAAATGGTGAAGTGGTTACTAACACTAAAAATGAAATTACGTTTTCGGTTTCTGGCGTTGGTGAAATAATTGATAATGGCAAAATTTACGCCAATCCTGCTCTAGTTTACAATGGTGTTGCCGCTATTTATGTAAAAGGAACCAATCAAACAGGAACAATAACCATAAATGCGAAGGCAAAAGGCTTAAAATCTGGAAATGCCACAATAAATACGGTAAGCTTTAATACCAACGAAATTGCGAACCATGCCAAACCAATTTACGATTATCCTATAGATCGTGTAGATATTGGTGGAGACAAACAATTGGTACAATTTGAATGGCAAGAATGGACAGGAAATTCTAACAGCGATTTAAAATACAAACTAAAAGAAACAAATGCACAAGTTGAAATATACACTAACAAAAAAATAAATTGGTTAGGAAATGGGACAAGTATGGTTGGTGATTTAAGTTTTGTAGGCACAGATGGTGTTTATATAGAAAATGGAGAATTATCTTTAAAATTAACAAACTTAAAAATGGGGAAATATGCTATAGAAACCTTTCATCATGCAAGAAAGTTGGATATAACATTAACAAATGAAATAGAAGTTACCGTTGAAGATGCTGATGGTCGTTTTACAAGAATCGCTGACGACCATATTGTAAATTACTATAATAATGATAGTAGTGGTGAACGTAAACCCATTTCAATTAAATCAACCTTTAACTCAGATGGTACTAATGCGATTGTATTAAAATTTAAAAGTATTAATCCAAAAGGTTCTTTTTGGCTAAATGGTTTAACATTAAAACAAATAAAATAA
- a CDS encoding arylsulfatase, which translates to MIKITKPTFLKCSILMITFALSVSCKNENKQEEPQKTDTKPNIVFIYLDDLGYGDISANGATEISTPNIDKLANGGVRFTNGYATSATCTPSRFGILTGIYPWRNKDAAILPGTAPLIISTEQKTVPKMLKQQGYQTGIVGKWHLGLGRGNVNWNERVSPGPNEVGFEESYIMAATQDRVPTVYIRNGHVDGLDPNDPIEISYKTNFEGQPTGKDNPELLTMKWHHGHNNSIVNGIPRIGYMKGGEAAKWNDVDMADHFLKEAQTYVKKHKENPFFLYYALQQPHVPRTPHPRFVGKSGMGPRGDVILEADWVIGEFIKTLNEEGILENTLIVLSSDNGPVLNDGYYDDAVEKLGNHTPSGGLRGGKYSLFDAGTHVPFITYWKGTIEPTVSNAIVCQLDLFSSLAHLTGSTAKTNDSEQLLNAFLGKSNQGRKNLILETGQKTALRSGDWVLIPPYEGKPINKQVNIELGISSEYQLYNLKEDRAQKNDLANTNKEKLAELTATYHKLRGKSEVKIKELELK; encoded by the coding sequence ATGATTAAAATCACTAAACCTACATTTTTAAAATGCTCTATTTTAATGATTACGTTTGCTTTATCGGTAAGTTGTAAAAATGAAAATAAACAAGAAGAACCTCAAAAAACCGACACCAAACCAAATATTGTTTTTATTTATTTAGATGATTTGGGCTATGGCGACATTAGTGCAAATGGTGCTACAGAAATTTCAACTCCTAACATCGATAAATTAGCCAATGGCGGTGTACGTTTTACAAACGGTTATGCAACTTCAGCAACCTGTACTCCTAGCCGTTTCGGGATTTTAACAGGTATTTATCCATGGAGAAATAAAGATGCTGCTATTTTACCAGGCACCGCGCCTCTAATTATTAGTACAGAACAAAAAACGGTTCCAAAAATGTTAAAGCAACAAGGGTATCAAACTGGTATTGTTGGTAAATGGCACCTAGGTTTAGGTAGAGGAAATGTAAATTGGAATGAACGCGTATCCCCTGGGCCAAATGAGGTTGGCTTTGAAGAATCGTATATTATGGCTGCAACTCAAGATAGAGTGCCAACAGTTTACATAAGAAACGGTCATGTAGATGGCTTAGATCCTAACGATCCCATTGAAATTAGTTACAAAACAAATTTTGAAGGCCAACCTACAGGGAAAGATAATCCAGAACTTTTAACTATGAAATGGCACCACGGTCATAATAACAGTATTGTAAATGGAATACCTAGAATTGGATACATGAAAGGTGGCGAAGCTGCAAAATGGAACGATGTAGACATGGCGGACCACTTTTTAAAAGAAGCACAAACCTATGTGAAGAAACATAAGGAAAACCCATTCTTTTTATACTATGCCTTACAACAACCACATGTACCACGTACACCACACCCTCGTTTTGTTGGAAAATCTGGAATGGGGCCACGTGGCGATGTTATTTTAGAGGCCGATTGGGTTATTGGTGAATTCATTAAAACTCTTAATGAAGAAGGTATTTTAGAAAATACTTTGATTGTTTTATCTAGTGATAATGGCCCAGTATTAAATGATGGATATTATGATGATGCTGTAGAAAAATTAGGTAACCATACACCTTCGGGAGGTTTACGTGGTGGTAAATATAGTTTGTTTGATGCAGGTACACATGTGCCTTTTATTACATATTGGAAAGGAACCATAGAGCCAACTGTTTCTAATGCTATAGTATGCCAGTTAGACTTATTTAGCTCTTTGGCTCATTTAACAGGTAGTACTGCAAAAACTAATGATAGTGAACAACTATTAAATGCCTTTTTAGGAAAATCAAACCAAGGCAGAAAAAATTTAATTCTGGAAACTGGTCAAAAAACAGCATTGCGCAGTGGAGACTGGGTATTAATTCCGCCTTACGAAGGAAAGCCAATTAATAAGCAAGTAAATATTGAATTAGGAATTTCTAGTGAATATCAACTCTATAATTTAAAGGAAGATAGAGCTCAGAAAAATGATTTAGCAAATACTAATAAAGAAAAATTAGCTGAATTAACTGCAACTTACCATAAATTAAGAGGTAAATCGGAGGTTAAAATTAAAGAACTCGAGTTGAAATAA
- a CDS encoding sulfatase-like hydrolase/transferase, whose protein sequence is MSFRIKTVQLLLAALLSTVVNKVFSQEKPNIIVILTDDQGWADVGFNGSTDIPTQNLDRLASQGVVFSNGYVTHPYCSPSRAGLLTGRYQARFGHDCNMPYNVENDTTVGTPLSEKMISEALKEQGYRTSAIGKWHVGDHPDLYPPAQGFDHWFGFPGGGMNYWGKAKNDIQTIYRNGKAVPENELNYLTDDFTDEAIKFISKKEDKPFFMYLAYNAPHAPDHATKEYLEKTKHIEYAGRSIYAAMVNAVDTNVGRIDSTLVANNIKDNTIIVFLSDNGGRIEHADNKPYRGHKGMLFEGGIKVPFFMTWPKKIKENQHYQNIVSSLDLFPTFLNAAGAKAKKEKQLDGVDLLPYITNKVKSAPHDELFWRSSGNFEYAVRKGDYKLYKSAYKNKTLLFNLKKDSLERYDISDGNSKIIANLEAAYKKWDAKNIDPNWFDPHAKNVIKEEKKWEQIRKKSTNSN, encoded by the coding sequence ATGAGTTTCAGGATAAAAACAGTACAACTTTTACTCGCTGCACTATTATCTACAGTTGTAAATAAAGTGTTTTCTCAAGAAAAACCAAACATTATTGTGATCCTAACCGACGATCAAGGTTGGGCCGATGTTGGTTTTAATGGGAGTACAGACATACCTACACAAAATCTAGACAGATTAGCTTCACAAGGTGTTGTGTTTTCAAACGGATATGTCACACATCCTTATTGCAGTCCATCAAGAGCAGGTCTTTTAACTGGTCGTTATCAAGCACGTTTTGGTCATGATTGTAATATGCCTTATAATGTAGAAAATGATACTACTGTCGGTACACCTCTATCAGAAAAAATGATTTCTGAAGCTTTAAAAGAGCAAGGTTATAGAACGAGTGCTATTGGAAAATGGCATGTTGGTGATCATCCAGATTTATACCCACCTGCTCAAGGTTTCGATCATTGGTTTGGTTTTCCTGGAGGCGGTATGAACTATTGGGGAAAAGCTAAAAATGATATTCAAACCATATACAGAAATGGTAAAGCTGTACCTGAAAATGAATTAAATTATTTAACTGATGATTTTACAGATGAAGCCATTAAGTTTATTTCTAAAAAAGAAGACAAACCCTTTTTTATGTATTTAGCCTATAATGCACCTCATGCGCCAGATCATGCTACTAAAGAATATTTAGAAAAAACAAAACATATAGAATACGCTGGTAGAAGTATATATGCTGCCATGGTAAATGCTGTTGATACTAATGTAGGTAGAATAGATTCAACTTTGGTAGCAAATAATATTAAAGACAACACTATTATTGTATTTTTAAGCGATAATGGCGGTAGAATTGAACATGCCGATAACAAACCATATAGAGGTCATAAAGGGATGTTATTTGAAGGCGGTATAAAAGTGCCGTTTTTCATGACTTGGCCAAAGAAAATTAAAGAAAATCAACATTATCAAAATATTGTATCATCTTTAGATTTATTTCCTACATTCTTAAATGCGGCTGGAGCTAAGGCCAAAAAAGAAAAACAACTAGATGGTGTAGATTTATTACCATACATTACAAACAAAGTAAAATCAGCACCACACGATGAACTTTTTTGGAGGTCTTCTGGAAATTTTGAATATGCAGTAAGAAAAGGGGACTACAAACTATACAAGAGTGCTTATAAAAACAAAACACTACTGTTTAATTTAAAAAAGGACAGTTTAGAACGTTATGATATTTCAGATGGCAATTCAAAAATCATAGCAAATCTAGAAGCGGCTTATAAAAAATGGGATGCTAAAAATATTGATCCTAACTGGTTTGATCCACATGCAAAAAATGTAATCAAAGAAGAAAAAAAGTGGGAACAGATTAGAAAAAAATCAACAAATTCAAACTAA
- a CDS encoding L-rhamnose mutarotase, which produces MSTKRHCFSCDLKDDSKLIKEYKAYHAAGNAWPEITKSIKDAGIVDMEIYLVGNRMFMIMEVDETFDPVKKAKMDANNPKVQEWENLMWKYQQELPWAKNGEKWMALEQVFKLER; this is translated from the coding sequence ATGAGTACAAAAAGACATTGTTTTTCATGCGACTTAAAAGACGATTCTAAATTAATAAAGGAATATAAAGCATACCACGCTGCTGGTAATGCATGGCCAGAAATAACCAAAAGCATTAAAGATGCAGGTATTGTGGACATGGAAATTTACCTTGTCGGCAATCGTATGTTTATGATTATGGAAGTTGATGAGACTTTTGATCCAGTCAAAAAAGCTAAAATGGATGCCAACAACCCAAAAGTGCAAGAATGGGAAAACCTCATGTGGAAATACCAACAAGAACTTCCCTGGGCTAAAAATGGCGAAAAATGGATGGCTTTAGAACAGGTTTTTAAATTAGAAAGATAA
- the fucP gene encoding L-fucose:H+ symporter permease produces the protein MNKHLKIPIVRKELLLPFIIITSLFALWGIANDLTNPMVSAFKKVMPELSNVQASLVQFAFYFGYFFMALPAALFIRKYSYKSGILLGLSLYAIGAFLFFPAAANQEFNYFLISLWIITCGLAFLETTSNPLILSLGDKETATQRLNLAQAFNPIGSLTGMIIAQVFIIGALRSDDYTTEAYNALSSEELGAIRENDLSIISIPYIALGVLVLIIMSIIIFTKIPKTAAEDKMGLSESFKKLFSNKNYKHGVIAQAFYVGAQIMCWTYIFQYVDNLNATFGWELTATYYNVAAMVLFLVGRWIGTALMKSINPSKILMLFGIGGVICSVGAILLPGMAGLISLVGISVFMSIMFPTIYGIALTDMGDEAKIGSAGLVMAIVGGALMPVLQGRILDMGGSGFADVAILGFIPEVKFSFVLPLICLAVVAHYGYATYKTSK, from the coding sequence ATGAATAAACATTTAAAAATCCCTATAGTTAGAAAAGAACTTTTACTTCCTTTCATAATCATTACTTCCTTATTCGCTTTATGGGGTATTGCAAACGATTTAACCAACCCTATGGTTTCAGCATTTAAAAAAGTAATGCCAGAGCTTTCAAATGTTCAAGCATCATTAGTACAATTTGCTTTCTATTTTGGGTACTTTTTCATGGCGTTACCCGCAGCATTGTTCATTAGAAAATATAGTTATAAATCTGGGATTCTATTAGGATTGTCTTTGTACGCTATTGGAGCATTTTTGTTTTTTCCAGCAGCAGCGAACCAAGAATTCAATTATTTTTTGATTTCATTATGGATTATTACTTGCGGTTTGGCATTTTTAGAAACCACTTCCAATCCTTTGATTTTATCCTTAGGCGACAAGGAAACGGCCACCCAACGTTTAAATTTAGCGCAAGCTTTTAACCCAATTGGTTCTTTAACTGGTATGATAATAGCTCAAGTTTTTATTATTGGCGCCTTACGTTCTGACGATTATACTACTGAAGCTTATAACGCCTTAAGTTCAGAAGAATTAGGAGCCATCAGAGAAAACGATTTAAGCATTATCAGTATTCCCTACATTGCTTTAGGTGTTTTAGTATTAATAATTATGTCTATTATAATTTTTACCAAGATTCCAAAAACTGCAGCAGAAGATAAAATGGGACTGTCAGAATCGTTCAAAAAATTGTTCTCTAACAAAAATTACAAACATGGTGTGATTGCTCAGGCTTTTTATGTTGGTGCTCAAATTATGTGTTGGACCTATATTTTTCAATATGTAGATAATTTGAATGCGACTTTTGGCTGGGAACTAACCGCTACATATTATAATGTTGCTGCAATGGTTTTGTTTCTTGTTGGTAGATGGATAGGAACCGCATTGATGAAATCAATAAACCCATCCAAAATATTAATGCTTTTTGGAATTGGTGGTGTTATTTGTAGTGTTGGCGCTATTCTTTTACCTGGAATGGCTGGTTTAATTTCTTTGGTTGGGATTTCAGTATTTATGTCTATTATGTTCCCAACCATTTATGGTATTGCACTTACAGATATGGGGGACGAAGCCAAAATTGGATCAGCAGGATTGGTTATGGCTATTGTAGGTGGGGCTTTAATGCCAGTACTTCAAGGTAGAATTTTGGATATGGGAGGTTCTGGTTTTGCAGATGTTGCCATTTTGGGGTTTATTCCTGAAGTAAAATTCTCATTTGTTCTTCCATTAATCTGTTTGGCAGTAGTTGCACATTACGGCTATGCTACTTATAAAACTTCAAAATAA
- a CDS encoding aldo/keto reductase, giving the protein MSTKPTYIKGDHKKSKFFNNQSRLVCGCSGLGGVWRPIEEKDAVVTLMYALEHGVSVFDTAPSYNRSQEFLGKALEQWSGKKPIISTKVGRLNADKADEFIIDYSPKTMRKSVYESLHVLGIDTIDLLFLHEPHLVPVEKMDEIMECLNSLKKEGLVKSLGIGGNPIDRFYPHMIKENFDVLSGFLKLDACNLTGFNKDIPQIQKENIGYYAASALHMGLLGRRLEQYSNERPNNEWITNLDVDTALKINDIAKANHIPLSRLALRYVFSIEEADRVVVGPTTKDQLIDLLDAWEEGKLPEAIFNDITDTVLNLR; this is encoded by the coding sequence ATGAGCACAAAGCCAACTTATATTAAAGGAGATCATAAAAAAAGCAAATTCTTCAATAACCAAAGCCGTTTGGTTTGTGGCTGTTCTGGTTTGGGAGGTGTTTGGAGACCTATTGAAGAAAAAGATGCCGTTGTAACTTTAATGTATGCCCTAGAACATGGCGTAAGTGTATTTGATACTGCTCCATCCTATAATAGATCACAAGAATTTTTAGGAAAAGCATTGGAACAATGGTCTGGAAAAAAGCCTATTATAAGTACTAAAGTTGGTCGATTAAATGCGGACAAAGCTGATGAATTCATTATAGACTATTCGCCTAAAACCATGCGAAAAAGTGTTTACGAAAGCTTGCATGTTTTGGGTATAGATACCATCGATTTATTGTTTTTACATGAGCCACATTTAGTACCTGTTGAAAAAATGGACGAAATCATGGAGTGCTTGAATTCATTAAAAAAAGAAGGCCTTGTAAAAAGCTTAGGTATTGGTGGAAATCCTATAGATAGATTTTATCCCCATATGATTAAAGAAAATTTTGATGTGCTATCTGGGTTCTTAAAATTAGATGCCTGCAACTTAACTGGTTTTAATAAAGACATTCCTCAAATACAAAAAGAAAATATCGGGTATTATGCAGCTTCTGCTTTACATATGGGCTTATTAGGTAGACGTTTAGAGCAATACTCCAATGAACGTCCCAATAATGAATGGATTACCAATCTGGATGTTGATACAGCCTTAAAAATAAATGATATTGCTAAAGCAAATCACATACCGTTATCTAGATTGGCATTAAGGTATGTGTTTTCAATAGAAGAAGCAGATAGAGTCGTTGTTGGACCAACAACCAAGGATCAATTAATTGATTTATTAGATGCATGGGAAGAAGGCAAACTGCCAGAAGCTATATTTAATGACATTACAGACACCGTACTAAATTTAAGATAA